In a single window of the Papaver somniferum cultivar HN1 chromosome 8, ASM357369v1, whole genome shotgun sequence genome:
- the LOC113302019 gene encoding transcription factor MYC2-like — protein sequence MTDYRLPTMNLWTDDNSSMMDAFMASDLSSPFAGANSWPPSSSASTITSDQQQQQQQQQLQQPVVFNQETLQQRLQILIEGARESWTYAIFWQSSVDNTGVSFLGWGDGYYKGEEDRLKRKTTPSSLAEQEHRKKVLRELNSLISGVPASADDPVDEEVTDTEWFFLVSMTQSFINGGGLPGQAFFSSYPVWLTGNDRLLSSTCDRAKQAQLFGLQTMVCIPLANGVVELGSTEIIFQSSDLMNKVRILFNFNSPDNGSWPVSSSQQQQQNDQGENDPSLLWISEPTPVLEIKESSSVPPVVAEVSKPVIQFENHSSSSLTENPSSSIVHVQQQTQIQTQTQTFFTRELNFSEYGFDGSSTKNSSHHQPSSCKPESGEILSFGDSSKRNSSSAVNGNIFSNNSQFAQDDKKKKKSVTSKGSNNDEAVFSFTSGVVIPSSGVVKSNGAGGTVDSDHSDLEASVREAESSRVVDTEKRPRKRGRKPANGREEPLNHVEAERQRREKLNQRFYALRAVVPNVSKMDKASLLGDAIAYINELRTKLQNTESDKEGLVSQVDSLKKELSCKDTRSSSVSAAPPDPDLKLLNHIGNKSPDVDIDVKILGWEAMIRIQCNKKNHPAARLMVALKELDLDVNYASVSVVKDLMIQQATVKMSSRLYTQEQLRSALASRVADHR from the coding sequence ATGACTGATTATAGATTACCAACAATGAATTTATGGACAGATGATAATTCATCAATGATGGATGCTTTTATGGCTTCAGATCTTTCTTCTCCATTTGCTGGTGCTAATAGTTGGCCTCCATCATCATCTGCATCAACAATAACGTCtgatcaacagcagcagcaacaacaacagcaactgcAACAACCTGTGGTTTTCAATCAAGAAACTTTACAACAAAGACTTCAAATCCTAATTGAAGGAGCTAGAGAAAGTTGGACTTATGCAATCTTTTGGCAATCATCAGTTGATAACACAGGGGTTTCATTTTTAGGGTGGGGAGATGGTTATTACAAAGGAGAAGAAGATAGATTGAAAAGAAAAACAACCCCATCTTCTTTAGCAGAACAAGAACATAGAAAAAAAGTTTTAAGAGAATTGAATTCATTGATTTCAGGGGTACCCGCTTCAGCTGATGATCCAGTTGATGAAGAAGTTACAGATACAGAATGGTTTTTTCTTGTTTCAATGACTCAATCTTTTATCAATGGTGGTGGTTTACCAGGTCAAGCTTTTTTCTCTTCATATCCTGTTTGGTTAACTGGTAATGATAGATTATTAAGTTCTACTTGTGATAGAGCTAAACAAGCTCAATTATTTGGCTTACAAACTATGGTTTGTATACCTTTAGCTAATGGTGTTGTTGAATTAGGTTCTACTGAAATCATTTTTCAAAGTTCAGATCTTATGAATAAAGTTAGGATTTTGTTTAATTTCAATAGTCCTGATAATGGGTCATGGCCAGTATCATcgtcacaacaacaacaacagaatgATCAAGGTGAAAATGACCCTTCTTTACTTTGGATCTCTGAGCCGACGCCTGTGTTAGAGATTAAGGAATCATCATCagttccacctgttgttgctgaGGTTTCTAAACCAGTTATTCAGTTTGAAAATCATAGCTCAAGTAGCCTAACTGAAAACCCTTCTagctcaattgttcatgttcaacaacaaacacaaatccaaacccaaactcAAACGTTTTTCACAAGAGAATTAAATTTTTCTGAATATGGGTTTGATGGAAGTAGTACAAAGAACAGTTCACATCATCAACCATCTTCTTGCAAACCGGAATCTGGTGAGATTTTGAGCTTTGGAGACAGCAGTAAGAGAAATTCTTCTAGTGCTGTTAATGGTAATATTTTCTCTAATAATTCTCAATTTGCTCAAGatgataagaaaaagaagaaatcagtGACTTCCAAAGGAAGTAATAATGATGAAGCTGTGTTTTCATTTACATCTGGTGTGGTCATACCTTCTTCCGGTGTTGTAAAATCTAATGGTGCTGGTGGAACCGTTGATTCTGATCATTCTGATCTTGAAGCTTCAGTCCGTGAAGCTGAAAGTAGCAGAGTTGTAGATACAGAGAAACGACCTCGGAAACGCGGGAGAAAACCCGCAAATGGTAGAGAAGAACCATTGAATCATGTTGAAGCTGAAAGACAAAGAAGAGAGAAACTTAATCAGAGATTCTATGCTTTAAGAGCAGTAGTCCCGAATGTTTCGAAAATGGATAAAGCTTCGCTTTTAGGAGATGCAATTGCTTACATTAACGAGCTTCGCACAAAGCTTCAAAATACTGAATCAGATAAAGAAGGTTTGGTTTCACAAGTTGATTCATTGAAGAAGGAATTATCGTGTAAAGACACAAGAAGTTCTTCTGTGTCAGCAGCTCCACCTGATCCAGATCTCAAGTTATTAAATCACATTGGAAATAAATCCCCTGATGTGGATATTGATGTCAAAATTTTGGGTTGGGAAGCAATGATAAGAATTCAGTGTAATAAGAAGAATCATCCAGCTGCTAGATTAATGGTTGCCTTAAAAGAGCTTGATTTGGATGTGAATTATGCTAGTGTTTCAGTTGTGAAAGATTTAATGATCCAACAAGCTACTGTCAAGATGTCTAGTCGTTTGTACACTCAAGAACAGCTTAGATCCGCTTTAGCATCCAGAGTTGCTGATCACCGATAG